Part of the Actinomycetota bacterium genome is shown below.
CGATGGAGGTCCACCTCGTCGACGGCACCTACGAGCTCTTCCGCCACCACTTCGGCGTGCCATCGCACCGGGACCCGCAGGGGATCGAGGTGGGAGCCGTCCGAGGGGTGGTCCGGTCCGTCCTTGGGCTGCTCGAGGGCGGCGCGACCCACGTGGGGGTGGCGACCGACCATGTGATCGAGTCGTTCCGCAACGAGATGTGGCCGGGGTACAAGACCGGCGAAGGGGTCGAGCCCGACCTGCTCGGACAGTTCCCCATCCTCGAGGACGCGCTCCGGGACCTCGGGGTCACCGTCTGGGCGATGACGGAGTGGGAGGCGGACGACGCGCTGGCCTCGGCCGCCGCGGTGGCCGGCGACGACCCTGGGGTGAAGCGGGTCCTCGTCTGCACCCCGGACAAGGACCTCGCCCAGTGCGTGCGGGGAGACCGGGTCGTCCAGTTCGACCGGCGCAAGCGGGAGCTCCGCGACGAGGAAGGCGTGGTGGCCCGGTTCGGGGTCCGGCCCGAGCAGATCCCTGACTACCTGGCCCTCGTCGGGGACACCGCAGACGGGTTCCCCGGGATCCCCGGTTTCGGTGCCCGGACCGCCGCCACCGTCCTCCAGGCCTTCGGGCGGCTCGAGGACATCCCCTACGACCCGGCCGGCTGGGCCGGGCTCCCGGTCCGCAGCGCCCGCACGGCCGCCCTCACGCTCGCCGAGCAGCGGGACCTCGCCCTGCTCTTCCGCGACCTGGCGACGCTTCGCACGGAACCCCCGGTGGTGGGGTCGGTGGACGAGCTCCGGTGGACGGGTCCGGGCCCGGGCCTGGCCGCGCTGGCCGACCGGCTGGGCGACCGCGAGCTCGTCACGCGGGCGCAGGCCCTCGCCCGCAGGGTCTAGCCCGTACCCCTCCGGCCGCCCCGGTCGATGTACGGGTGACGTTCACCACACATACGAAAGGGAGCCGAAGATGTCTCGACGCCTCACCCGGATCTCGATCTGGGCCCTCGGACTGTCGCTCGTCGCCTCGGGCCTCGCGTTCGCCGGTCCCGGCCTGAACCTCACCCCCGCCTCCGACCACGACGAGGTGACGCAGCTGTCCGAGCACGAGGAGGAGGAG
Proteins encoded:
- a CDS encoding 5'-3' exonuclease H3TH domain-containing protein → MEVHLVDGTYELFRHHFGVPSHRDPQGIEVGAVRGVVRSVLGLLEGGATHVGVATDHVIESFRNEMWPGYKTGEGVEPDLLGQFPILEDALRDLGVTVWAMTEWEADDALASAAAVAGDDPGVKRVLVCTPDKDLAQCVRGDRVVQFDRRKRELRDEEGVVARFGVRPEQIPDYLALVGDTADGFPGIPGFGARTAATVLQAFGRLEDIPYDPAGWAGLPVRSARTAALTLAEQRDLALLFRDLATLRTEPPVVGSVDELRWTGPGPGLAALADRLGDRELVTRAQALARRV